One segment of Natronosalvus halobius DNA contains the following:
- the ddh gene encoding D-2-hydroxyacid dehydrogenase: MAASNPSFDLEHLGIHASISALFPPEELIETLDDLPVTVSLVEDRDDVDCEAVVTFEHRAWFADLEWVHSVQAGVDRFPMDTFEREGVILTNSTGIHDRTVGETVAGYLLAFSRRFHRHVANQQRREWIQPDWDEAFTLPGTTACVVGTGTLGRGVAEVAGSLGVSMRGVRRTPEDVPGFDDIYTSDDLLEAVSGVDFVVSTLPLTDETRGLFDVAVFEAMDEGAYVINVGRGPVVDEAALIEALEAGEVAGAALDVFETEPLPSDSPLWAMNDVIVTPHSAAFTVDYYRDIAGLVQENVRRLEVGEAFTNRVV; the protein is encoded by the coding sequence ATGGCTGCTTCCAATCCCTCGTTCGATCTCGAACACCTCGGCATTCACGCGTCCATTTCGGCGTTGTTCCCGCCAGAGGAACTGATCGAAACGCTCGACGACCTCCCCGTGACGGTATCGCTCGTCGAGGACCGCGACGATGTCGACTGCGAAGCCGTCGTCACCTTCGAGCACCGGGCGTGGTTCGCCGATCTCGAGTGGGTCCACTCGGTCCAGGCGGGCGTCGACCGCTTTCCGATGGACACCTTCGAACGCGAGGGCGTGATCCTCACCAACAGCACCGGCATCCACGACCGAACGGTCGGCGAGACGGTGGCCGGCTACCTGCTGGCGTTCTCCCGGCGGTTCCACCGCCACGTGGCCAATCAGCAGCGCCGGGAGTGGATCCAACCCGACTGGGACGAGGCGTTCACCCTTCCTGGAACGACGGCCTGCGTCGTCGGCACCGGCACCCTCGGCCGAGGCGTCGCCGAGGTCGCCGGCTCCCTGGGTGTCTCGATGCGCGGCGTCCGTCGCACCCCCGAAGACGTCCCCGGATTCGACGACATCTATACGAGCGACGACCTGCTCGAGGCCGTTTCCGGCGTCGACTTCGTCGTCTCGACGCTCCCACTGACCGACGAGACGCGCGGCCTGTTCGACGTCGCCGTCTTCGAGGCGATGGACGAGGGTGCCTACGTTATCAACGTCGGCCGTGGACCAGTCGTCGACGAGGCGGCCCTGATCGAGGCGCTCGAGGCAGGCGAGGTCGCGGGTGCGGCCCTCGACGTGTTCGAGACCGAACCCCTCCCGTCCGACTCGCCCCTCTGGGCGATGAACGACGTGATCGTCACGCCCCACAGCGCGGCGTTCACTGTCGATTACTATCGGGACATCGCCGGCCTCGTCCAGGAGAACGTCCGTCGACTCGAGGTGGGTGAGGCGTTCACGAACCGGGTCGTGTGA
- a CDS encoding NUDIX domain-containing protein, with translation MTDSPNDDGPTHVVTAFLRNAGEILLARRSDAVGTSTGTWGAVSGFAEGDPDAQVRREIAEETGIEDVCTLVRSGRPLEVTDADTGRGWVVHPYLFDCDDRDVDLSEEHDALEWVHPTAIPTGEYDTVPGLWAAYERVAPTVRSITADADHGAAWLSIRGLEVLRDRAGLLVAEREGEGEGQPFEGTEPGGGANGKTGDAEVEWDELATLADRLLEARPSMAVLRNRIDRAMGTALEAAGGMDGSEVERESVYEGDDGDAANDDGIEGDAASEDETPVPDAAAVLEATTTVLERAVTVDDEAARRASGRLEGTVMTLSRSGTVLEAIRASDARRIYVAESRPGREGVGVAESLADERPVTLHTDASAASLLSRESIDRVVVGADTIRPDGAVVNKAGTRGMTLAAVHERIPVTVVAASDKISTREDIPLESGSRNAVYGGDAAIDVANPTFDVTPAECVTDVVTERGVLESDDVSALVEEARELAAWREKR, from the coding sequence ATGACCGATTCGCCGAACGACGACGGACCGACTCACGTCGTCACCGCCTTCCTCCGCAACGCCGGCGAGATCCTGCTGGCGCGTCGGAGCGACGCCGTCGGCACCTCCACCGGAACCTGGGGGGCCGTCTCCGGTTTCGCGGAGGGAGACCCCGACGCGCAGGTTCGTCGCGAAATCGCCGAGGAAACTGGTATCGAGGACGTCTGCACGCTCGTTCGATCGGGTCGGCCGCTCGAGGTGACCGACGCCGACACCGGTCGGGGGTGGGTCGTCCACCCCTACCTGTTCGACTGCGACGACCGCGATGTCGACCTGAGCGAGGAACACGACGCGCTCGAGTGGGTCCACCCGACGGCGATCCCCACGGGTGAGTACGACACCGTTCCCGGCCTCTGGGCGGCCTACGAGCGAGTGGCGCCGACTGTGCGCTCGATCACCGCGGACGCGGACCACGGTGCCGCGTGGCTCTCGATCCGGGGCCTCGAGGTCCTGCGGGATCGAGCAGGACTGCTCGTCGCCGAGCGCGAGGGCGAGGGCGAGGGACAGCCGTTCGAGGGGACCGAACCCGGGGGCGGCGCCAACGGAAAAACGGGGGACGCCGAAGTCGAGTGGGACGAACTCGCCACCCTCGCCGACCGACTGCTCGAGGCCCGGCCGTCGATGGCCGTCCTCCGGAATCGGATCGATCGGGCGATGGGGACGGCGCTCGAGGCAGCTGGCGGGATGGACGGAAGCGAAGTCGAACGTGAAAGCGTGTACGAAGGCGACGACGGCGATGCGGCGAACGACGACGGTATCGAGGGTGACGCGGCGAGCGAGGACGAAACTCCCGTCCCGGACGCCGCCGCAGTGCTCGAGGCGACGACGACCGTCCTCGAACGTGCCGTGACCGTCGACGACGAGGCCGCACGGCGGGCGAGCGGGCGCCTCGAGGGAACCGTGATGACGCTCTCGCGATCGGGTACCGTGCTCGAAGCGATTCGAGCGAGCGACGCGCGTCGCATCTACGTCGCCGAATCCCGTCCTGGACGAGAGGGCGTCGGAGTCGCCGAGTCACTGGCCGACGAGCGCCCTGTGACGCTCCACACCGACGCGTCGGCGGCGTCGCTCCTCTCGCGGGAATCGATCGACCGGGTGGTCGTCGGCGCCGATACGATCCGTCCCGATGGGGCCGTCGTCAACAAGGCCGGCACCAGGGGGATGACGCTCGCGGCCGTCCACGAGAGGATTCCCGTGACGGTCGTCGCCGCGAGCGACAAGATTTCGACCCGCGAGGACATCCCTCTCGAGTCCGGCTCCAGGAATGCGGTCTACGGCGGCGACGCTGCCATCGACGTCGCGAATCCGACCTTCGACGTCACGCCCGCCGAGTGCGTGACCGATGTCGTCACCGAACGTGGCGTCCTGGAGTCCGACGACGTCTCAGCCCTCGTCGAGGAGGCGCGCGAACTCGCGGCCTGGCGGGAGAAACGATAG
- a CDS encoding DUF6789 family protein, producing MAVADHLRRLRSIAGTEGRSSEADDRPREYHVADAVARGVQAGFVATLIMTAFRLPILRSLPPSANFWAQYVTGDDPSDHPVAGLVLHFVYGIQAGAIFGALFSLYDADRAIEPEQRGLVWGAVYGMALSAFGSQVMLKEVLDIRLESDELALFHAGHLVYGLSLGAWVGSRTEGVEDPEEYEYGDGN from the coding sequence ATGGCTGTGGCTGACCACCTCCGACGCCTGCGTTCGATCGCCGGGACCGAGGGTCGTTCGAGCGAGGCGGACGACCGCCCGCGCGAGTATCACGTCGCCGACGCCGTCGCTCGAGGCGTCCAGGCCGGCTTCGTCGCGACGCTGATCATGACCGCCTTCCGCCTGCCGATCCTGCGCTCGTTGCCGCCGTCGGCGAACTTCTGGGCGCAGTACGTGACCGGCGACGATCCGAGCGACCACCCGGTCGCCGGCCTCGTCTTGCACTTCGTCTACGGAATCCAGGCGGGCGCAATCTTCGGTGCGCTGTTCTCACTGTACGACGCCGACCGGGCCATCGAGCCCGAGCAGCGCGGCCTCGTCTGGGGTGCGGTGTACGGCATGGCGCTGTCGGCGTTTGGCTCGCAGGTCATGCTGAAGGAGGTGCTCGACATTCGTCTCGAGTCCGACGAACTCGCGCTGTTTCACGCCGGCCACCTGGTGTACGGGCTCTCGCTGGGGGCCTGGGTTGGCTCGCGAACCGAGGGCGTCGAGGATCCCGAGGAGTACGAGTACGGCGACGGCAACTGA
- a CDS encoding coenzyme F420-0:L-glutamate ligase: MELNAVPDLPEIRPGDDLAELVAERTALEAGDVLTVASTVVSKAEDRAADLEDFPAGPRAREIATRLEGIAGEEKDPRFAQAVLEESTELVMEAPFLLTETRFGHVCVNAGIDRSNVPDHDLLLLPKRPAGSAERIRNGLLERGIEDVAVIVTDTCGRPFRHGQRGVALGWAGIPASRDWRGERDRDGRELGVTVQSVVDELASAANLVTGEGAGGTPAVVVRDWDFGDHGGSDALFRDLEGDFVRQALRDWRYEG, from the coding sequence ATGGAACTCAATGCGGTGCCGGACCTCCCCGAGATTCGCCCCGGCGACGACCTCGCGGAACTCGTCGCCGAGCGGACGGCTCTCGAGGCCGGCGACGTGCTGACGGTGGCGAGCACGGTCGTCTCCAAAGCGGAGGACCGAGCGGCGGACCTCGAGGACTTCCCGGCGGGCCCGCGCGCCCGAGAGATCGCAACGCGACTGGAGGGAATCGCCGGCGAGGAGAAAGATCCCCGATTCGCTCAGGCGGTCCTCGAGGAGAGCACGGAACTCGTGATGGAGGCGCCCTTCCTGCTGACTGAGACCCGCTTCGGCCACGTCTGCGTGAACGCGGGAATCGATCGCTCGAACGTCCCGGATCACGACCTGCTCCTGCTACCAAAGCGACCAGCGGGGAGCGCCGAGCGCATTCGGAACGGGTTGCTCGAACGCGGGATCGAGGACGTCGCCGTGATCGTCACCGACACCTGCGGGCGGCCGTTTCGTCACGGCCAGCGCGGCGTCGCCCTCGGCTGGGCCGGGATCCCGGCGAGTCGCGACTGGCGGGGCGAACGCGACCGCGACGGCCGCGAACTGGGCGTCACCGTCCAGTCGGTCGTCGACGAACTCGCCTCGGCCGCGAACCTGGTGACCGGCGAGGGCGCGGGCGGGACGCCCGCCGTGGTCGTCCGCGACTGGGACTTCGGCGATCACGGGGGAAGCGACGCGCTCTTTCGCGATCTCGAGGGTGACTTCGTTCGACAGGCGCTCCGGGACTGGAGGTACGAAGGCTGA
- a CDS encoding 5,10-methylenetetrahydromethanopterin reductase, which produces MTAENSGSSDATDANDSCDSTDSTGASDASSSSPTWGIELTPEHPPDRIADLAALAETEGFDVAFSSSHYFNRDPFVTLSRMAERTDSIALGPGVVNPFQDHPVTLATRIATIDEISGGRGVYGIGAGDRSALSNLGIEHDRPLRRVLEAFSVARDLWAGETVTHDGTFTVQDASLNLEPTEIPVYVGAQGPHMLRMSAKHADGVLVNASHPRDLEWAADQLEIGLTDRPDDRGSFEALAFSSVSVADEEAAAREAARPPVAFIAGGAAPPVIERHGLDEAAVEAVGRHLEAGDLSAAFEVVTPAMIDAFAVAGTPETVAKRFESILEFVDGIVVGSPLGPDLEGAVEQAARALEQAQG; this is translated from the coding sequence ATGACGGCCGAGAACTCCGGCTCGAGCGATGCGACCGACGCGAACGATTCGTGCGACTCGACTGACTCGACCGGCGCGAGCGACGCGAGTAGCTCGAGTCCCACCTGGGGAATCGAGCTCACCCCCGAACACCCGCCGGACCGGATCGCCGACCTCGCGGCCCTCGCCGAAACCGAGGGCTTCGACGTCGCATTCTCGAGCAGCCACTACTTCAACCGGGATCCGTTCGTGACGCTCTCGCGGATGGCCGAGCGAACCGACTCGATCGCCCTCGGTCCCGGCGTCGTCAACCCGTTCCAGGATCACCCGGTGACGCTCGCGACCCGAATAGCGACGATCGACGAAATTTCGGGGGGTCGTGGCGTGTACGGCATCGGTGCCGGGGACCGCTCGGCGCTGTCGAACCTCGGCATCGAACACGACCGCCCCCTCCGGCGGGTCCTCGAGGCGTTCTCGGTGGCACGAGACCTCTGGGCCGGCGAGACCGTCACCCACGACGGGACGTTCACCGTCCAGGATGCCTCCCTTAATTTAGAGCCGACCGAGATCCCAGTCTACGTCGGTGCTCAGGGCCCCCACATGCTCCGCATGAGCGCGAAACACGCCGACGGCGTGCTCGTCAACGCCTCTCACCCGCGAGACCTCGAGTGGGCCGCCGACCAGCTCGAGATCGGCCTCACGGACCGCCCTGACGACCGCGGCTCGTTCGAGGCGCTCGCCTTCTCGAGTGTGAGCGTCGCCGACGAGGAGGCCGCGGCGCGGGAGGCCGCCCGGCCGCCGGTCGCGTTCATCGCTGGCGGGGCTGCCCCGCCCGTGATCGAGCGCCACGGACTCGACGAGGCAGCGGTGGAGGCGGTCGGTCGGCACCTCGAGGCTGGCGACCTCTCGGCGGCGTTCGAGGTCGTCACCCCCGCGATGATCGACGCGTTCGCCGTCGCCGGCACCCCGGAGACGGTCGCCAAACGGTTCGAGTCGATCCTCGAGTTCGTCGACGGCATCGTCGTCGGGTCGCCGCTGGGGCCGGACCTCGAGGGAGCGGTCGAACAGGCGGCGCGGGCGCTCGAGCAGGCGCAGGGGTGA
- a CDS encoding DUF7573 domain-containing protein, which translates to MTEDRRLTDYVQDEGSSASVTDTEEADAEKADAAESDTTKADSEEASTEEADSGETSAEEANSEEASAAVSSGETTASSTQNTDDADESDPSSSSDTDAGRSTYAWGTYTCDRCDSSVDRVWRDDGVLVCPSCKEW; encoded by the coding sequence GTGACCGAGGACAGACGACTCACCGACTACGTCCAGGACGAGGGGTCGTCCGCGTCGGTGACGGATACCGAGGAAGCTGATGCTGAGAAAGCGGATGCCGCGGAATCGGATACCACGAAAGCAGATTCCGAGGAAGCGAGTACCGAAGAAGCTGATTCCGGGGAAACGAGTGCCGAAGAAGCTAATTCCGAGGAAGCATCCGCCGCCGTGTCGTCGGGCGAAACGACTGCCTCGAGTACCCAGAACACGGACGACGCGGACGAATCCGACCCGTCCTCGTCGAGCGACACCGACGCCGGCCGCTCGACGTACGCCTGGGGGACTTACACCTGTGATCGCTGTGACTCGAGCGTCGACCGAGTCTGGCGAGACGACGGCGTACTGGTGTGTCCGTCGTGTAAGGAGTGGTGA
- a CDS encoding cold-shock protein, translating into MAKGTVAFFNDTGGYGFIETDDADDDVFFHMEDIGGPDLEEGQEVEFDIEQADKGPRATNLERL; encoded by the coding sequence ATGGCGAAAGGTACGGTCGCATTCTTCAACGACACTGGCGGATACGGATTCATCGAAACTGACGACGCAGACGACGACGTGTTCTTCCACATGGAAGACATCGGCGGTCCTGACCTCGAGGAGGGCCAGGAAGTCGAGTTCGACATCGAGCAGGCCGACAAAGGCCCGCGCGCGACGAATCTCGAACGACTCTGA
- a CDS encoding AAA family ATPase — translation MTDANPSSQPETTNQLGTIDPLPISAVADVVETVRENVTRVIVGHDDEVDHVITTILSRGHVLLDDVPGVGKTMLARSIARSIDCSFRRVQFTPDLLPSDITGVNVFNQKTREFEFQHGPVFANVVLGDEINRAPPKTQSALLEAMEERQVTVDGDTRPLPNPFVVIATQNAIEPNRTYELPFAEVDRFMKKLSLGYPNTDEEAEMLGRTVGHHPIEGLEPVTDLESIVRARETVANVAVEPPVREYASELAGYTREHAHIGASPRGTIALLRAAQARAVLDEREYVIPDDIQHEAPYVFAHRIKTNANGRETDGAAIVQDALEHVRVP, via the coding sequence ATGACCGACGCCAATCCTTCATCCCAGCCGGAGACGACGAATCAGCTCGGAACCATCGATCCACTCCCCATCTCAGCCGTCGCGGACGTCGTCGAGACGGTTCGCGAGAACGTGACGCGCGTGATCGTCGGTCACGACGACGAAGTCGACCACGTCATCACCACCATCCTCTCTCGTGGTCACGTGCTCCTCGACGACGTCCCCGGCGTCGGCAAGACGATGCTCGCCCGCTCTATCGCACGCTCGATCGACTGTAGCTTCCGACGGGTCCAGTTCACGCCCGACCTCCTCCCCTCCGACATCACCGGCGTCAACGTCTTCAACCAGAAGACCCGCGAGTTCGAGTTCCAGCACGGCCCCGTCTTCGCGAACGTAGTGCTCGGCGACGAGATCAACCGCGCCCCGCCGAAGACCCAGTCGGCCCTGCTCGAGGCCATGGAGGAACGCCAGGTGACCGTCGACGGCGACACCCGCCCGCTGCCGAACCCGTTCGTCGTCATCGCCACCCAGAACGCCATCGAACCGAACCGGACCTACGAACTCCCGTTCGCGGAAGTCGATCGCTTCATGAAGAAACTCTCGCTCGGCTACCCGAACACCGACGAGGAAGCCGAGATGCTCGGTCGTACGGTCGGTCACCACCCCATCGAGGGGCTCGAGCCAGTCACCGACCTCGAGTCTATCGTACGTGCACGCGAGACGGTGGCTAACGTCGCCGTCGAGCCCCCCGTCCGGGAGTACGCGAGCGAACTGGCCGGCTACACCCGCGAGCACGCCCACATCGGCGCGAGTCCACGCGGCACCATTGCCCTCCTGCGGGCCGCCCAGGCGAGGGCCGTGCTCGACGAGCGGGAGTACGTCATCCCGGACGACATCCAGCACGAGGCGCCGTACGTCTTCGCCCACCGGATCAAGACGAACGCGAACGGCCGCGAGACCGACGGTGCGGCCATCGTCCAGGACGCCCTCGAACACGTCCGCGTGCCATGA
- a CDS encoding DUF58 domain-containing protein, giving the protein MRLTRRGWGTVAVVGFCLWMAASFGSRALNAVVAPLAFVLVAGVITAVRVDRPRLRRVPTGEGYPGERRTVELTVDVESPLSATVRDNLPDGVSAVDDGNVRETTLVDGKSLTYEIDLEGRGIHELGPVTVVVSDVFGLIEQRFEYDRTDEVLVYPRVHDLRGGAKHDLQLLHDAVGAYDREEFDHLREYTRGDSLRDIHWKSAAKRADDELVVKEFVADGRVGSVDLVGECIPGRDDDLAAAIASVATYLLREDVAVGVSTAEGTLEADAGERHHLEVLRQLAVAGPGELDDRARREADVLIQADASGVLVLVDGHEIPFDRLRGCRRRRERRGGAVDESSTGSTAIATDGSGGSSADGSGGFSSSSTSGDDLEEPGTGVSV; this is encoded by the coding sequence ATGAGACTCACGCGACGCGGCTGGGGGACCGTCGCCGTCGTCGGCTTCTGTCTCTGGATGGCTGCCAGCTTCGGCTCGCGAGCGCTCAACGCGGTCGTGGCGCCGCTAGCGTTCGTCCTCGTCGCCGGCGTGATCACGGCCGTGCGGGTCGACCGCCCGCGACTCCGACGGGTTCCGACCGGAGAAGGGTATCCAGGTGAGCGACGAACGGTCGAACTCACCGTCGACGTCGAGTCGCCGTTGTCGGCCACCGTCCGAGACAACCTCCCCGACGGCGTGTCCGCAGTCGACGACGGCAACGTTCGGGAGACGACCCTCGTCGACGGCAAATCGCTCACCTACGAGATCGACCTCGAGGGCCGCGGCATCCACGAACTCGGCCCGGTCACGGTCGTCGTCAGCGACGTCTTCGGGCTCATCGAGCAGCGGTTCGAGTACGACCGGACCGACGAGGTGCTGGTCTATCCCCGAGTTCACGACCTCCGGGGCGGCGCGAAACACGACCTGCAGCTGCTTCACGACGCCGTCGGCGCCTACGACCGCGAGGAGTTCGACCACCTCCGCGAGTACACCCGTGGCGATTCTCTTCGAGACATTCACTGGAAGTCCGCCGCCAAACGAGCCGACGACGAACTCGTCGTCAAGGAGTTCGTCGCCGACGGTCGCGTTGGCTCGGTCGACCTCGTCGGCGAGTGCATTCCTGGACGCGACGACGACCTCGCCGCCGCCATCGCCAGCGTGGCGACGTATCTGCTCAGGGAAGACGTCGCCGTCGGCGTCTCGACCGCCGAGGGCACTCTCGAGGCCGACGCGGGCGAACGTCACCACCTCGAGGTGTTGCGACAGCTCGCTGTGGCCGGTCCCGGCGAGCTCGACGACCGCGCTCGACGGGAGGCGGACGTCCTCATCCAGGCGGACGCGTCGGGTGTCCTGGTGCTCGTCGACGGGCACGAAATTCCGTTCGACCGGCTTCGCGGATGTCGCAGGCGTCGCGAACGTCGCGGCGGCGCCGTCGACGAGTCCTCGACCGGATCGACGGCGATAGCCACCGACGGGTCCGGTGGCTCGAGCGCCGACGGGTCTGGCGGGTTCAGTTCCTCCAGTACCTCCGGTGACGATCTCGAGGAGCCTGGTACGGGGGTGTCGGTATGA